The Gracilibacillus caseinilyticus genome segment GATATTGATTAAACCTTTGTCCGTCATTTCAATACCAACTTGCTCAAGACCTAATTCATCTGTATTTGGTTTACGACCAACTGTTACTAATACATAATCCGCGTCAACCGTTTCTTCTTTACCATTGGCTTCATATGATACTTTCACACCGTCTTTAGTTTCTTCTACACCTTTAGCCATTGCTTCAGTAACAATTGTAACACCTTTGCTTTTAAGCTTTTTCTTCACAAGGGCACTCATATTCTTTTCGAAACCACCAAGGATGTCTTTCAACCCTTCAAGAATTGTAACTTCTGTACCGAAGTTAGCATATGCTGTACCTAATTCCGTACCTACATATCCACCACCGATTACAACAAGCTTCTTAGGAATTTCTTTTAGATTAAGAGCACCTGTTGAATCAAGCACACGATCAGAATATTTGAAAGATGGTAACTCGATTGGACGAGAACCTGTTGCAATAATACAGTGCTTAAATGTATAAGTTTGAGAATTCTTGTCGTCCATTACTTTTACTGTATTTTTGTCTACAAAGTATACTTCACCTTGCACAAGATCAACTTTGTTTGCTTTTAATAAACCAGATACGCCTCCGGTTAATTTATTAACAACAGAGCCTTTCCATTCTTGTACTTTTGAGAAATCTACTGAAACATTTTCAGTTTTGATTCCTAACGTTTCATCACCATGTGCATGTTCTGCTTTGTGACTTGCTTCAATTAGGGCTTTTGAAGGAATACAGCCTACGTTTAAACATACGCCACCTACATTACCTTTTTCTACTACTGTAACTTTTTGACCTGTTTGAGCAGCACGGATTGCGGCAACATATCCACCAGGTCCTGCTCCAACTACAAGAGTATCTAATTCAACTGGAAAATCTCCAACTACCATTTATTACCCCTCCATCATAATTAATTGTGGGTCTGCTAAAAGACGTTTGATTTGATTCATTGCCATTTGAGCTGTAGCACCATCAACAATGCGGTGATCGAAGCTTAACGATAATGCAAGTACAGGCGCTACGACAATTTCACCATCACGCACAACTGGTTTTTCTGCAATACGACCAATACCTAGAATAGCTGCTTCCGGGTAATTAATTACTGGTGTGAACCATTGTCCACCAGCTGATCCGATATTAGAAATTGTACAAGATGCACCTTTCATTTCGTTCGGAGCAAGTTTTCCTTCTCTTGCTTTACCAGCTAATTCATTAATTTCACTAGAGATAGCGAAAATGGATTTAGCATCTGCATTTTTTACTACTGGTACTAATAGACCTTTTTCTGTATCTGCTGCAATACCGATATTGTAGTAATGCTTGTTGATGATTTCATCTGTTTCATCATCAATACATGCGTTTAGAATTGGATATTTGCTTAATGCAGAAACCAATGCCTTCACTACATATGGTAAATAAGTAAGTTTAACATCTTGTTCTGCTGCAATTGGTTTGAATTTCTTACGATGTGCAACCAATTCTGTTACATCAATTTCGTCATGTAATGTAACATGTGGCGCTTTATGCTTAGAATTAACCATAGCATTTGCAATTGCTTTACGAATTCCACTCATTTTCTCACGAGTTTCAGGGAATTCTCCTGCTGGAGCTGATGTTGTTTGAGAAGCTTGTGCTTCTTCTTTTGAATCTGCTGCTTCTTCTTGCGTATCAGCTTTTTGACCGCCATTTAGGAAGGCATCAATATCTTCCCTTAATACACGGTTATTTTTACCGGAGCCTTGGACTTCCGCAATATTCACATTATTATCACGAGCATATTTACGAACAGAAGGCATCGCAATAACGCGGTTGTTTTCATCCTTAGCTGCTGGCTTTTGTTTTGTTTCACTGTCTGAGCTAGTGCCTTTCTCTTCTTTTGGTTCTTCTTTAGGTGCTTCTTCCTTCTGTGAGTCATTATCGTCAGAAGCTCCATCATCTTCATAACCTTCTGCGTCGATGGTAATGATTGTTTCACCAACTGTCGCTACAGAGCCTTCATCAAAATGAACCTCTTTTACTGTTCCGTCAACTGGAGATGGAATTTCCACGACAGCTTTGTCATTTTGCACTTCACAAATAACGTCGTCTTCCTTAATTTCTTCTCCAGCTTTTACAAACCATTTTACAATTTCACCTTCATGGATACCTTCACCAATGTCAGGCAATTTAAATTCAAAAGCCATTCAAATGACCTCCCGTCTCGTAATATTGTTTTAGAAATTGATGACTTTGTTTACTTTTTCGATAATATCGTTATAGTTTGGCAACCATACTTCTTCTGCTTGAGTAAATGCATATACTGTATCTGGTGCCGCAACTGTTAAAATTGGTGCTTCTAAGTGCAGGATTGCACGCTCTTGAATTTGAGATACAACATAAGAAGCAAGACCTGCTTGACGTTGTGCTTCTTGAACAAAGACTACACGATTAGTTTTTTCAACAGATTTTAGAATCGTTTCAAAATCAATTGGCATAACAGTGCGTAAGTCGATCACTTCTGCATTGATGCCATCTTTTTCTAATTCTTCTGCCGCTTTAAGTGAAGATTGTACCATTGCACCATAAGAAATTAATGTTACATCGTTACCTTCACGTTTAACATTCGCTTTTCCTAATTCAAGTGTATACTCATCTTCTGGTACTTCCTCACGGAAAGAACGATATAATTTCATGTGCTCTAAGAACACAACTGGATCGTTGTCGCGAATCGATTGGATTAATAAACCTTTTGCATCATATGGACCAGATGGAATTACTACTTTCATACCTGGTTGTTGTGCAATAAGTCCTTCTAATGAATCCGCATGAAGTTCAGGTGTGTGCACACCGCCACCGAATGGTGAACGAATTGTCACTGGTGCATTCATTGTGTTACCAGAACGATAACGTAAACGCGCCATTTGACCATTAATTGCATCCATTGCTTCGTAAACGAAACCAAAAAACTGGATTTCAGGTACAGGACGGAATCCTTGTGTAGCAAGTCCGAGTGAAATACCTGCAATACCTGACTCAGCTAAAGGCGTATCAAATACACGATCTTCACCGAATTCATCCTGAAGGCCTTCCGTAGCACGGAAAACTCCACCGTTTTGACCAACGTCTTCTCCGTATACAAGTACGTTTTCATCATTTTTTAATTCTGTTCTTAATGCATCAGTAATTGCTTGGATCATTGTCATTTGAGCCATGATTTACTTCGACTCCTTTGCTTTAAATTCTTCCATTTGTTCCTGCAAGTGAGCTGGAAGTTCTTCATACATGTTACCGATAAGATCCGTAACTTTTTGTTTTGGTTGTTCATCGGTTTTCTTAATTGCAGCTTTAATTTCTTCTTTTGCTTTTTCGATTACTTCGTTTTCTTCTTCTTCAGACCATAAGCCTTTTTCTTCTAAGAATTTACGGAAACGAACGATTGGATCTTTTTTCTCCCATTCGCTATCCATGTCTTCGGTACGATAACGAGTTGGGTC includes the following:
- a CDS encoding dihydrolipoamide acetyltransferase family protein, yielding MAFEFKLPDIGEGIHEGEIVKWFVKAGEEIKEDDVICEVQNDKAVVEIPSPVDGTVKEVHFDEGSVATVGETIITIDAEGYEDDGASDDNDSQKEEAPKEEPKEEKGTSSDSETKQKPAAKDENNRVIAMPSVRKYARDNNVNIAEVQGSGKNNRVLREDIDAFLNGGQKADTQEEAADSKEEAQASQTTSAPAGEFPETREKMSGIRKAIANAMVNSKHKAPHVTLHDEIDVTELVAHRKKFKPIAAEQDVKLTYLPYVVKALVSALSKYPILNACIDDETDEIINKHYYNIGIAADTEKGLLVPVVKNADAKSIFAISSEINELAGKAREGKLAPNEMKGASCTISNIGSAGGQWFTPVINYPEAAILGIGRIAEKPVVRDGEIVVAPVLALSLSFDHRIVDGATAQMAMNQIKRLLADPQLIMMEG
- a CDS encoding alpha-ketoacid dehydrogenase subunit beta, which produces MAQMTMIQAITDALRTELKNDENVLVYGEDVGQNGGVFRATEGLQDEFGEDRVFDTPLAESGIAGISLGLATQGFRPVPEIQFFGFVYEAMDAINGQMARLRYRSGNTMNAPVTIRSPFGGGVHTPELHADSLEGLIAQQPGMKVVIPSGPYDAKGLLIQSIRDNDPVVFLEHMKLYRSFREEVPEDEYTLELGKANVKREGNDVTLISYGAMVQSSLKAAEELEKDGINAEVIDLRTVMPIDFETILKSVEKTNRVVFVQEAQRQAGLASYVVSQIQERAILHLEAPILTVAAPDTVYAFTQAEEVWLPNYNDIIEKVNKVINF
- the lpdA gene encoding dihydrolipoyl dehydrogenase is translated as MVVGDFPVELDTLVVGAGPGGYVAAIRAAQTGQKVTVVEKGNVGGVCLNVGCIPSKALIEASHKAEHAHGDETLGIKTENVSVDFSKVQEWKGSVVNKLTGGVSGLLKANKVDLVQGEVYFVDKNTVKVMDDKNSQTYTFKHCIIATGSRPIELPSFKYSDRVLDSTGALNLKEIPKKLVVIGGGYVGTELGTAYANFGTEVTILEGLKDILGGFEKNMSALVKKKLKSKGVTIVTEAMAKGVEETKDGVKVSYEANGKEETVDADYVLVTVGRKPNTDELGLEQVGIEMTDKGLINIDDQCRTNVDNIFAIGDIVAGPPLAHKASYEGKVAAEVIGGENSVIDYLAIPAVVFSDPELATVGYNEEEAKEAGYDVAASKFPFAANGRALSLNAGEGFLKLITRKNDGLIIGGQIAGPNASDMVAEVGLAIEAGMTVEDLALTIHAHPTLGEITMEAAEVAMGTPIHITK